The proteins below come from a single Streptomyces sp. B3I8 genomic window:
- a CDS encoding SpoIIE family protein phosphatase translates to MNFTRWSARLPGTQRRAAARTEHPLATDRRGEGAVPAARAEPSTGGPHPAPAVENLPVREVLDRIPALVALVHGPDHRIAYVNDAYTAAFGPRPPGAPAREALPELAALGLLPLLDQVLRSARPRTVKSRKAPDGRSYTFTCTPVALPATDAVMTAPAAAAHATAVPAEVDAGEAIPAPVPSAAAPRAGTSREGVPRGSGGARPGASLGGVLVFATDVTDHAEAAERLRASEREQRRTAVTLQRSLLPQELEQPDDLRIAATYQPGGTEAAVGGDWYDVITLGGGRTALVIGDVMGRGVRAAAVMGQLRTAVRAYARLDLPPHEVLQLLDGLAAEIDANQIATCVYAIHDPNEGRLVYASAGHLPILVRDETGKILRTDEPNGPPLGTGGWIHSSGSVPLGPGSTAVLYTDGLVERRDKDLDEGIAALERALAGATGSPQVVCDRLVRSAGVTADHDDDVAVLVLQHPTRTGHDGELFRNAALELLGGVEAAPRARAFASGVLTSWRFPSDLHDAGVLATSELVANSLKHGTPPMRLRLRRTDRRLIIEVTDGDDHLPRRRRAEPIDEAGRGIAIVATIASSWGSRRTPGGGKAVWCEFALSKDATTTH, encoded by the coding sequence GTGAACTTCACGCGCTGGAGCGCCCGGCTCCCCGGAACGCAGCGCCGCGCCGCCGCGCGGACCGAGCACCCGCTCGCTACGGACCGGAGGGGGGAGGGAGCGGTGCCCGCGGCCCGCGCCGAGCCGTCCACCGGCGGCCCGCATCCCGCACCCGCCGTCGAGAACCTGCCGGTCCGCGAGGTGCTCGACCGGATCCCGGCCCTCGTCGCCCTGGTCCACGGCCCCGACCACCGCATCGCCTACGTCAACGACGCCTACACCGCGGCCTTCGGCCCCCGCCCGCCGGGAGCCCCGGCCCGCGAGGCACTGCCCGAACTGGCCGCACTGGGCCTGCTGCCCCTCCTCGACCAGGTGCTGCGCAGCGCCCGCCCGCGCACGGTCAAGTCCCGCAAGGCACCCGACGGCCGCTCCTACACCTTCACCTGCACCCCCGTCGCACTTCCCGCCACTGACGCGGTGATGACCGCTCCGGCAGCCGCGGCCCACGCCACCGCGGTACCTGCGGAAGTGGACGCGGGCGAGGCGATTCCCGCCCCCGTGCCCTCCGCCGCCGCACCGCGCGCCGGAACGTCACGCGAGGGCGTACCCCGGGGGAGCGGCGGCGCACGCCCCGGCGCCTCCCTCGGCGGCGTGCTCGTCTTCGCCACCGACGTCACCGACCACGCCGAGGCCGCCGAACGGCTGCGCGCCAGCGAACGCGAGCAGCGCCGCACCGCCGTCACCCTCCAGCGCTCCCTGCTGCCCCAGGAACTCGAACAGCCGGACGACCTGCGCATCGCCGCCACCTACCAGCCCGGCGGCACCGAGGCCGCCGTCGGCGGTGACTGGTACGACGTCATCACCCTGGGCGGCGGCCGCACCGCCCTGGTCATCGGCGACGTCATGGGCCGCGGCGTCCGCGCGGCGGCCGTCATGGGCCAACTCCGCACCGCCGTCCGCGCCTACGCCCGCCTCGACCTGCCCCCGCACGAGGTGCTGCAACTCCTCGACGGCCTCGCCGCCGAGATCGACGCCAATCAGATCGCCACCTGCGTCTACGCCATCCACGACCCCAACGAGGGCCGGCTGGTCTACGCCTCGGCCGGCCACCTGCCCATCCTCGTGCGCGACGAGACGGGCAAGATCCTGCGCACCGACGAACCCAACGGCCCCCCGCTCGGCACCGGCGGCTGGATCCACAGCTCCGGCTCGGTCCCACTCGGTCCGGGCTCCACCGCTGTTCTCTACACCGACGGCCTCGTCGAACGGCGCGACAAGGATCTCGACGAGGGCATCGCCGCCCTGGAACGCGCCCTGGCCGGAGCCACCGGCAGCCCCCAGGTCGTCTGCGACCGTCTGGTCCGCTCCGCCGGAGTCACCGCCGACCACGACGACGACGTCGCCGTCCTCGTCCTCCAGCACCCCACCCGCACCGGCCACGACGGCGAGCTCTTCCGCAACGCCGCCCTGGAACTCCTCGGCGGCGTCGAGGCCGCACCCCGCGCGCGTGCCTTCGCCTCCGGCGTCCTGACCAGCTGGCGCTTCCCCAGCGACCTGCACGACGCGGGGGTCCTCGCCACCAGCGAACTGGTCGCCAACTCCCTCAAGCACGGCACACCACCGATGCGGCTACGACTGCGCCGTACCGACCGCCGCCTGATCATCGAGGTCACCGACGGCGACGACCACCTGCCCCGCCGCCGCCGGGCGGAACCGATCGACGAGGCCGGCCGGGGCATCGCCATCGTGGCGACGATCGCCTCCAGTTGGGGCTCCCGCCGCACACCGGGCGGCGGCAAGGCGGTGTGGTGCGAGTTCGCCCTGTCGAAGGACGCGACGACGACCCACTGA
- a CDS encoding MarR family winged helix-turn-helix transcriptional regulator, whose protein sequence is MGDTPDIGEPTLEEQIAAYQREFRDLDPQVEKIVSALSRLNRRMNVAYSRQTADLGISNAEWEVLKALVLSGAPYRLGPGDLAKRLGLTPAAMTHRIDRMVGEGLVTRERDENNRVRVIVELTTEGREKWLEVMRLATVFEEDLLQDLTPTERVLLGEVLTRLLRRVEDAQPDAGGRLSDLD, encoded by the coding sequence ATGGGCGACACCCCCGACATCGGCGAGCCGACACTCGAAGAGCAGATCGCCGCCTACCAGCGGGAGTTCCGGGATCTCGACCCCCAGGTCGAGAAGATCGTCTCCGCGCTGTCCCGCCTCAACCGCCGCATGAACGTCGCGTACAGCCGTCAGACGGCGGACCTCGGCATCAGCAACGCCGAGTGGGAAGTCCTCAAGGCACTCGTCCTGTCCGGTGCCCCCTACCGCCTGGGCCCCGGCGATCTCGCCAAGCGCCTCGGCCTGACGCCGGCCGCAATGACCCACCGCATCGACCGCATGGTCGGCGAGGGGCTGGTCACCCGGGAACGGGACGAGAACAACCGGGTCCGTGTCATCGTCGAGCTGACCACCGAGGGCCGAGAGAAGTGGCTCGAGGTCATGCGGCTCGCCACGGTCTTCGAGGAGGACCTGCTCCAGGACCTCACCCCGACGGAGCGTGTACTCCTCGGCGAGGTCCTGACCCGGCTGCTGCGCAGGGTGGAGGACGCCCAGCCGGACGCCGGCGGACGTCTCAGCGACCTGGACTGA
- a CDS encoding MFS transporter produces MTRAMGAAMRRIHVGNALSAFGLGFTVPYLYVYVTQVRGLGAMTAGAVLAVFAVAALVVLPFAGRAIVRRGPLPVLLAALGAAAVGSLALGFSGGAASVLLSSALLGAGQAVMQPALATMIVDCSPSETRSRAFAMQFFLQNLGLGVGGLIGGHLVDTSRPASFTLLFAIEAAMFLLLVVVMGTVRVPQAPRMAEAVSGRTSSGWKQIMGDRAMVQLCVLGFVLFFACYGQFDSGLSAYGVEAAGVSPSTLGTALAANTAVIVVAQFAVLRIVERRRRSRVIAVVGLIWAFAWVLAGYAGLGHAGHAMATAAFVSTYALFGLGEAMLSPTVAPLVADLAPEGMAGQYNSVFALVKQLAMAVGPAVGGPMGASLFAPYIGTFLMFSLGITFLAIRLGRQLTLSQNQPSAARSRVVAHGGAAPEPAVAQS; encoded by the coding sequence GTGACCAGGGCGATGGGCGCGGCGATGCGCCGGATCCACGTGGGCAACGCACTGAGTGCGTTCGGCCTCGGCTTCACCGTCCCCTATCTGTACGTCTACGTGACACAGGTGCGGGGGCTGGGGGCCATGACGGCGGGTGCCGTGCTCGCCGTCTTCGCCGTGGCGGCACTTGTCGTGCTGCCGTTCGCGGGGCGGGCCATCGTCCGGCGCGGTCCGCTTCCGGTGCTGCTCGCCGCCCTGGGTGCCGCCGCTGTCGGGTCGCTCGCTCTGGGGTTCTCGGGCGGCGCGGCGAGCGTGCTGCTGTCGTCGGCGCTGCTCGGGGCCGGGCAGGCCGTGATGCAGCCGGCGCTTGCGACGATGATCGTCGACTGCTCACCGAGCGAGACACGGTCGCGCGCCTTCGCCATGCAGTTCTTCCTGCAGAACCTGGGGCTCGGCGTCGGCGGCCTCATAGGCGGTCACCTCGTGGACACCTCGCGTCCGGCGTCCTTCACGTTGCTGTTCGCGATCGAGGCGGCGATGTTCCTGCTGCTCGTGGTCGTCATGGGGACCGTGCGGGTACCGCAGGCGCCGCGTATGGCGGAGGCCGTGTCCGGCCGGACGTCGAGCGGCTGGAAGCAGATCATGGGCGACCGGGCCATGGTGCAACTCTGCGTGCTCGGGTTCGTGCTGTTCTTCGCCTGCTACGGGCAGTTCGACTCCGGTCTGAGCGCCTACGGCGTCGAGGCGGCGGGCGTGTCGCCGTCCACGCTGGGGACGGCGCTGGCCGCGAACACCGCGGTGATCGTGGTCGCGCAGTTCGCCGTGCTGCGGATCGTCGAGCGGCGAAGGCGGTCGCGGGTCATCGCCGTCGTGGGGCTCATATGGGCCTTCGCCTGGGTGCTGGCGGGGTACGCGGGTCTGGGCCACGCCGGGCACGCGATGGCGACGGCGGCGTTCGTGTCGACGTACGCGCTGTTCGGGCTGGGCGAGGCGATGCTGTCGCCGACGGTGGCGCCGCTGGTGGCCGATCTGGCGCCCGAGGGCATGGCCGGACAGTACAACTCGGTCTTCGCGCTGGTGAAGCAGCTCGCCATGGCCGTGGGTCCGGCGGTGGGCGGCCCCATGGGGGCGTCACTGTTCGCGCCCTACATAGGGACGTTCCTGATGTTCTCGCTGGGGATCACCTTCCTCGCGATACGGCTGGGACGGCAGCTCACCCTCAGCCAGAACCAGCCTTCGGCGGCGCGGAGCCGTGTGGTGGCTCACGGTGGCGCCGCCCCCGAGCCGGCGGTGGCGCAGAGCTGA